Proteins encoded within one genomic window of Solibaculum mannosilyticum:
- a CDS encoding peptidoglycan recognition protein family protein, whose translation MHITVYFRKGNKIPFITLLCGALILCILVPLLCSRCYFTPSRPDTPQVYGVPLHQMLMEEGSSGRPGTHRAIRYVVIHETANTNTGADAMAHAQLLQSGQNGTTSWHYSVDDHQICQSIPDDEMAYHAGDKRKEGGGNVNGIGIELCVNQDGDFEKTFQNGAKLTAFLLQEYDLGLGAVKQHADFMEKNCPQTIRDEGRWQEFLQLVEHYMEEPY comes from the coding sequence ATGCACATTACCGTCTATTTCCGCAAGGGAAATAAAATTCCTTTTATCACTCTGCTGTGCGGGGCATTGATCCTGTGCATCCTAGTGCCGCTTTTGTGTTCCCGGTGTTACTTTACTCCCAGCCGTCCGGATACCCCCCAGGTGTACGGCGTCCCTCTGCACCAGATGCTCATGGAGGAAGGCAGTTCAGGGCGTCCCGGCACCCATCGCGCCATCCGGTATGTGGTCATCCACGAGACGGCCAACACCAATACAGGTGCCGACGCCATGGCCCATGCTCAGCTCCTCCAGAGCGGGCAAAACGGAACCACCTCTTGGCACTACAGTGTGGACGATCATCAAATCTGCCAGAGCATCCCCGACGACGAGATGGCCTATCACGCCGGCGACAAACGCAAAGAAGGCGGCGGCAACGTCAACGGCATCGGTATTGAGCTGTGCGTCAACCAGGACGGCGACTTTGAGAAGACCTTCCAAAACGGCGCGAAATTGACGGCCTTTTTGCTTCAAGAGTATGACTTAGGCTTGGGAGCCGTCAAACAGCACGCCGATTTCATGGAGAAGAACTGTCCCCAGACCATCCGGGATGAGGGGCGCTGGCAGGAATTCCTCCAGCTGGTGGAGCATTATATGGAGGAGCCCTATTAA
- a CDS encoding DUF4340 domain-containing protein, whose amino-acid sequence MSKQVKALIACAVVLVLVGGILAGILLLVPEENGDSASSSASSQAAEALVNKNISELESITITNEDDSYMATLATSGNLVINGLEDFAKNDEAYDELNAIAASITYSKIIDENPADPSEYGLDPAAATMDVTYTDGLAYTLEVGVTCPGTEFRYARKKGEDAVFLLNTSVECLFYTKAEYVSKNIFTAEGDTAQVDVQDITLGGTVRPEEIRIQRNSNTSDTNPLRLMNHIITAPVKTPARNELATAFSACMGTIDAVKVVAVEPTEEQLAEYGLADPYSSAVFTVEAPDISSSLESSATESSSSQAQSSEEGEEEKMLTSSGSLVLGGKDEDGNYYAMEQDGRVVYTVRANSVPWAEWQMTDIINASPALVDITYIDSVEVKASGLDVTFTPSIIENEETGERVLADSNSEKQSQANGEDIPDTTMFYWYQALQYVTVDGLSDKEPTGEPILTYKLNIADGAGSIEYKFYQDTDRTCLLTIEGIEGELPVYTVQSKKVESFIQKTKDAMEGKEIDSTL is encoded by the coding sequence ATGAGTAAACAAGTCAAAGCCCTCATTGCGTGCGCCGTCGTGTTGGTGCTGGTGGGCGGCATTTTGGCTGGTATTCTCCTATTGGTGCCGGAGGAAAATGGCGACAGCGCATCCTCCAGCGCATCCAGCCAAGCGGCTGAGGCACTGGTCAACAAGAATATCTCTGAACTGGAATCCATCACCATCACCAATGAGGATGATTCCTATATGGCCACATTGGCCACCTCCGGCAACTTGGTCATCAACGGGCTGGAGGACTTCGCTAAAAACGACGAGGCTTACGATGAGCTCAACGCCATTGCGGCGTCCATCACCTATTCCAAGATCATCGACGAGAACCCGGCCGATCCGTCGGAATACGGCCTGGATCCTGCTGCCGCCACCATGGACGTCACTTATACCGACGGCCTGGCGTATACTCTGGAAGTGGGCGTCACCTGCCCGGGGACCGAGTTCCGTTATGCCCGCAAAAAAGGTGAGGATGCGGTATTCCTGCTGAATACATCGGTGGAATGCCTGTTCTACACCAAGGCCGAGTATGTGAGCAAAAACATCTTCACGGCTGAGGGCGATACCGCCCAGGTGGATGTACAGGATATCACATTGGGCGGCACGGTCCGTCCCGAGGAGATCCGCATCCAGCGCAACTCCAATACCAGCGATACCAACCCTCTGCGCCTGATGAATCATATCATCACCGCCCCGGTTAAGACGCCGGCCCGCAACGAGCTGGCTACTGCCTTCTCCGCCTGTATGGGCACCATCGATGCGGTAAAGGTCGTGGCAGTGGAGCCCACAGAAGAACAGTTGGCGGAATACGGTCTTGCCGATCCGTATTCTTCGGCGGTCTTCACCGTGGAAGCACCGGATATCTCCTCTTCCCTGGAGAGCAGCGCTACGGAATCCTCCTCATCTCAGGCCCAGTCGTCTGAAGAGGGGGAGGAAGAGAAGATGCTGACTTCCAGCGGGTCGCTGGTGCTGGGCGGCAAGGATGAGGACGGAAACTACTATGCCATGGAACAAGACGGCCGTGTGGTCTATACCGTCCGGGCAAACAGCGTACCGTGGGCGGAGTGGCAGATGACCGACATCATCAACGCAAGCCCCGCTTTGGTGGACATCACCTACATTGATTCCGTGGAAGTCAAAGCTTCCGGCCTGGACGTCACCTTTACCCCGTCCATCATCGAGAACGAGGAGACGGGCGAGAGAGTGCTGGCCGACAGCAACAGTGAAAAGCAGTCCCAGGCCAACGGCGAGGATATCCCTGACACAACCATGTTCTATTGGTATCAGGCCCTGCAGTACGTGACAGTGGACGGCCTGAGCGATAAGGAACCTACCGGTGAGCCCATCCTGACCTATAAGCTCAACATTGCCGATGGAGCCGGTTCCATTGAATACAAATTCTATCAGGATACCGACCGCACCTGCCTCTTGACCATTGAAGGAATTGAAGGCGAACTGCCTGTTTATACCGTTCAATCCAAGAAGGTGGAGTCCTTTATCCAAAAGACCAAGGACGCCATGGAAGGTAAGGAAATCGATTCCACTTTGTAA
- a CDS encoding helix-turn-helix domain-containing protein: MPIVVNLDVMMARRKIGLTELSQRVGITLANLSILKNNKARAIRFSTLDAICRELKCQPGDILQYVEDPNDIWED, encoded by the coding sequence ATGCCTATTGTGGTCAATTTGGATGTGATGATGGCCCGGCGGAAAATCGGTTTGACCGAGCTTTCCCAACGGGTGGGCATTACATTGGCAAACCTTTCGATCTTAAAAAATAACAAGGCTAGAGCCATCCGGTTCTCCACCCTGGACGCCATCTGTCGGGAACTCAAATGCCAGCCGGGCGATATCCTTCAGTATGTAGAGGATCCTAACGATATCTGGGAGGATTGA
- a CDS encoding DUF2975 domain-containing protein: MQMVGKRSLSGILKHVLTFVMLIGAGIMIGLPWLLKWFFEYEYTFYYGSLPADQAIQFNQNSYVWTLIFLYLSAILAEVLLWQVRKLLLHVQNDRPFIQENVTLLRRIGFLCLAFCILYIPALFLIWSVFAVVVLFVFGLVSCIAFILSALFQKAILYKEENDMTI; this comes from the coding sequence ATGCAGATGGTTGGGAAACGAAGTCTCAGCGGCATTTTAAAACATGTCCTTACCTTTGTCATGTTGATAGGGGCGGGCATTATGATCGGCCTGCCTTGGCTGCTCAAATGGTTCTTTGAATACGAATACACCTTTTATTACGGCAGTCTTCCCGCTGATCAAGCCATCCAGTTTAACCAGAATTCCTACGTCTGGACACTGATTTTCCTTTATCTCTCGGCCATTCTGGCGGAAGTCCTTTTATGGCAGGTGCGGAAATTGCTCTTACATGTCCAGAACGACCGTCCCTTTATCCAGGAGAATGTCACTCTCTTGCGCCGTATTGGATTTTTATGCCTGGCCTTTTGCATTTTATATATCCCGGCTTTGTTTCTTATCTGGTCGGTTTTTGCGGTGGTTGTGTTGTTCGTCTTTGGCTTGGTATCCTGCATCGCTTTTATTCTATCGGCCCTCTTCCAGAAGGCCATTTTGTACAAAGAAGAAAATGATATGACCATCTAA
- a CDS encoding ribose-phosphate pyrophosphokinase: MPSNIDDFQSIPVGTLGIISMRGCEDMVDKINDYIVQWRQERESEHKSTIAFAGYQRDSYEIKTECCRFGTGEAKGVIKQSVRGHDLFILSDCFNYGCTYKMYGREVPMSPDDHFQDLKRIIAAVGGKARRISVIMPMLYEGRQHKRTSRESLDSAMALKELNNASVANIITFDAHDDRVQNAIPFGGFENVKTAYQMIKAMVNNVPDLKLDPEHMMVISPDEGGMNRCIYYSSVLGLDLGMFYKRRNYSVVINGRNPIVAHEYLGASVEGKDIIIVDDMISSGDSVLDIAARLKYLKARRIFICTSFGLFCEGLERFDEAYQKGLIEKVFTTNLIYRTPELLQRKWYCEVDMSKYIAYIIDTLNHDMSISALLNPSDRIQRLLSRVR, from the coding sequence ATGCCAAGTAATATTGATGATTTTCAGAGCATCCCAGTAGGAACTCTGGGCATTATCAGCATGCGCGGATGTGAAGACATGGTGGACAAAATCAACGATTATATTGTCCAGTGGAGGCAGGAGCGGGAGAGTGAACACAAATCTACCATCGCATTTGCCGGTTATCAGCGGGATTCTTATGAGATCAAGACCGAATGCTGCCGTTTCGGCACTGGCGAAGCCAAAGGGGTCATCAAACAGTCGGTGCGGGGGCACGATCTGTTTATTTTGTCGGACTGCTTTAACTATGGCTGCACATATAAGATGTATGGCCGTGAAGTGCCCATGAGTCCGGACGACCACTTCCAGGATCTCAAGCGGATCATTGCAGCTGTAGGAGGCAAGGCCCGCCGTATCAGCGTCATTATGCCCATGTTATATGAAGGCCGTCAGCATAAGCGTACATCCAGGGAATCACTGGACAGCGCCATGGCGCTCAAAGAGCTCAACAATGCAAGCGTAGCCAACATCATCACCTTTGACGCTCATGATGACCGAGTTCAGAACGCCATTCCTTTTGGCGGATTTGAAAACGTCAAAACGGCGTATCAGATGATCAAAGCCATGGTGAACAACGTGCCGGATCTCAAGTTGGATCCGGAACATATGATGGTCATCTCCCCCGATGAAGGCGGCATGAACCGCTGCATTTATTATTCATCGGTTCTGGGCCTGGATCTGGGTATGTTTTATAAACGCCGCAACTATTCGGTTGTTATCAACGGCCGCAATCCCATTGTGGCTCATGAATACCTAGGCGCCTCGGTGGAAGGAAAAGATATCATCATCGTAGACGATATGATCTCTTCAGGCGATTCGGTGTTGGATATCGCAGCCCGCCTCAAATATCTCAAGGCACGCCGCATTTTTATCTGCACTTCATTTGGCTTGTTCTGCGAAGGATTGGAGCGCTTTGACGAGGCGTATCAGAAGGGTCTCATTGAAAAAGTCTTTACGACAAACCTGATCTATCGCACTCCCGAACTGCTGCAGCGTAAATGGTACTGTGAAGTAGATATGTCCAAGTATATCGCTTATATCATCGATACTCTCAATCATGATATGTCCATAAGCGCACTGCTCAATCCTTCCGACCGCATCCAGAGATTGCTCAGCCGTGTTCGTTAA
- the ychF gene encoding redox-regulated ATPase YchF — protein MKLGIVGLPNVGKSTLFNAITNAGAQSANYPFCTIEPNVGVVAVPDKRLDVLTEMYHPAKTTPAVIEFVDIAGLVRGASKGEGLGNKFLANIREVDAMIHVVRCFENDDIVHVEGSIDPARDIETINLELIFSDIEMLERRIDKSKKLMKGDKSYAAEVEFLERVKAWLEEGKPARTVERSPEEDEILSSVALLTSKPVIYAANLSENDFTGDLMDNPYYSVVEKIAQAEGAQVLPICAGLEEEVAGMDKEEKMMFLSELGLSQSGLDRLVQKSYDLLGLISYLTAGTPEVRAWTITRGTKAPQAAGKIHTDFERGFIRAEVVAYDDLIVCGSMAAAKEKGLVRSEGKDYVMNDGDVVLFRFNV, from the coding sequence ATGAAGTTGGGAATCGTAGGGCTGCCCAATGTGGGCAAAAGCACCCTGTTTAACGCCATCACCAATGCCGGCGCTCAGTCGGCCAACTACCCCTTCTGCACCATCGAACCCAATGTCGGGGTCGTGGCGGTGCCGGACAAGCGTCTGGATGTGCTGACCGAGATGTACCATCCGGCCAAGACCACTCCGGCCGTCATTGAATTTGTGGACATCGCTGGTCTGGTGCGGGGCGCCTCCAAAGGGGAGGGCCTGGGCAACAAGTTTTTGGCCAACATCCGGGAGGTGGACGCCATGATCCATGTGGTGCGCTGCTTTGAGAACGATGACATCGTCCATGTGGAAGGATCCATCGATCCGGCCCGGGACATCGAGACCATCAATCTGGAGCTGATTTTCTCCGACATCGAGATGCTGGAACGGCGCATCGACAAAAGCAAAAAGCTGATGAAGGGGGATAAATCCTACGCCGCTGAGGTGGAGTTCCTGGAGAGGGTCAAGGCCTGGCTGGAGGAGGGGAAACCGGCCCGCACGGTGGAGCGTTCTCCGGAAGAGGACGAGATCCTTTCGTCGGTGGCTCTTTTGACTTCCAAACCGGTCATCTATGCCGCCAATCTCAGCGAAAACGACTTCACCGGCGATCTGATGGACAATCCCTATTACTCTGTGGTAGAAAAGATCGCACAGGCCGAAGGCGCCCAGGTTCTGCCCATCTGCGCAGGGCTGGAGGAGGAAGTGGCCGGCATGGACAAAGAGGAAAAAATGATGTTCCTCTCCGAGCTGGGACTCAGCCAGTCGGGCTTGGACCGTCTGGTGCAGAAGAGCTACGACCTGTTGGGGCTCATCTCCTATCTGACGGCCGGTACCCCCGAGGTCCGCGCCTGGACCATCACCCGCGGCACCAAAGCGCCTCAGGCCGCCGGTAAAATCCACACCGACTTTGAACGGGGCTTCATACGGGCCGAAGTGGTGGCCTACGACGATTTGATTGTCTGCGGCTCCATGGCCGCCGCCAAGGAAAAAGGTCTGGTGCGCAGCGAGGGCAAGGATTACGTCATGAACGATGGGGATGTCGTTCTTTTCCGCTTTAATGTCTAA
- a CDS encoding ABC transporter ATP-binding protein: MIEVQNLCKQYGPIKAVQDISFNINEGEIVGFLGPNGAGKSTTMNILTGYLSASSGKVTVGGVDILEDPMGVKKQIGYLPEQPPLYLDMTVKEYLNFIYNLKGLKLSRKAHIDEVCHLVRIDHVYNRLIGNLSKGYKQRVGVAQALLGNPKVLILDEPTVGLDPKQIIEIRNLIKHLGRNHTIILSSHILSEVQAVCERLIVINQGQIVADGTPTELSNSLRTDHKLVARIAGPQENVYQALISMSQITDVSTVGEKEPGVFEFTIESKQGSDVRRDLFEMASKNNWPLMGLRNNELTLEDVFLQLISKGGDSQ, encoded by the coding sequence ATGATAGAGGTTCAAAACCTCTGCAAGCAGTATGGCCCCATCAAGGCCGTGCAGGACATCTCCTTCAACATCAACGAAGGGGAGATTGTGGGATTCCTGGGCCCCAACGGCGCAGGCAAATCCACCACAATGAATATCCTCACCGGGTACCTTTCGGCTTCGTCCGGCAAGGTGACGGTAGGCGGCGTGGACATACTGGAAGACCCGATGGGCGTAAAAAAACAGATTGGCTATCTGCCCGAGCAGCCGCCCTTGTACCTTGACATGACGGTCAAGGAGTACTTAAACTTTATTTACAACCTCAAGGGCCTCAAATTGTCCCGCAAGGCTCACATCGACGAGGTGTGTCACCTGGTTCGTATCGACCATGTGTACAACCGCCTTATCGGCAACCTGTCCAAAGGTTACAAGCAGCGCGTCGGCGTGGCGCAGGCTTTGCTGGGCAATCCCAAGGTGCTGATCCTGGACGAGCCCACCGTGGGCCTCGACCCCAAGCAGATCATCGAGATCCGCAACCTGATCAAGCATCTGGGCCGCAACCACACCATCATCCTCAGCTCCCACATTCTGTCGGAGGTGCAGGCGGTGTGCGAACGTCTCATCGTCATCAACCAGGGTCAGATCGTGGCCGACGGCACTCCCACGGAACTGTCCAACTCCTTGCGCACCGATCATAAGCTGGTGGCCCGCATCGCCGGACCCCAGGAGAACGTCTATCAGGCTCTGATCAGCATGTCCCAGATCACCGATGTGTCCACTGTGGGCGAGAAAGAGCCGGGCGTCTTTGAGTTTACCATCGAGTCCAAGCAGGGCAGCGACGTCCGCCGCGACCTGTTTGAGATGGCGTCCAAGAACAATTGGCCGCTGATGGGCCTGCGCAACAATGAGCTGACGCTGGAAGACGTCTTCCTCCAGCTGATTTCCAAAGGAGGCGACAGCCAATGA
- a CDS encoding GldG family protein — translation MSVKDPNKTRRLRYGGIATAITVGVIAVIVVLNVLVTALNTRFPLSVDLTSDKRFTLSEQSKEYLQKVESDITIYLMMPKEEFESIGDPGSRVPPALEQFSQVNPKIKVEYIDLEKNPSFASKYTGDELTSTSIIIESDKRHYVISTSDLFDIQYDTTTYQQYVAGDVIEKTMITKIMSADVDEIPKVGIITGHNESTQKLENFKQVMTDSAYEVSEVNLMTDEIPDDMAFLVIAEPGNDYTTGELKKIDEYLDNDVNNPTLLVTFGSSYSGMTNLDEFLAEWGIKAMDGVIAETDSSRYYSGYPTLAIADYLTNELAPSINPYNGVYPIIMDSKPIETLFETQNGIEVHPVIQTAETAVQLLTDEEGNTTEGEKGVFNALTVSSKPRTEGSDTYTSRVIAVGSTDYFNVSTAFNCLNDEIFTTMANKITGRDLEEVNISSRKLQDTSLQMTESQVTVIGLVIFIIALPVVVLVAGLVIWIRRRHL, via the coding sequence ATGAGCGTGAAAGATCCAAACAAAACCCGCAGACTGCGTTACGGTGGCATTGCCACGGCCATTACAGTGGGCGTGATTGCAGTTATCGTTGTGCTCAACGTGCTGGTAACCGCACTGAATACCCGGTTCCCGCTGTCGGTGGACCTGACTTCCGATAAGCGCTTCACCCTTTCGGAACAGAGCAAAGAATATCTGCAGAAAGTGGAGAGCGATATCACCATCTACCTCATGATGCCCAAAGAGGAATTTGAGAGCATCGGGGATCCGGGAAGCCGCGTGCCTCCGGCCCTGGAGCAGTTCAGCCAGGTCAACCCCAAGATCAAGGTGGAGTACATCGACCTGGAGAAAAACCCCAGCTTCGCCTCCAAGTATACGGGCGATGAACTGACAAGCACCAGTATTATCATCGAGTCGGACAAACGCCATTATGTCATCAGCACATCGGATCTGTTTGACATTCAGTACGATACCACTACCTATCAGCAGTATGTGGCGGGAGACGTCATTGAAAAGACCATGATCACCAAGATCATGTCGGCCGATGTGGACGAGATCCCCAAAGTGGGCATCATCACCGGACACAATGAGAGCACCCAGAAGCTTGAGAACTTCAAACAGGTTATGACCGACAGCGCATATGAAGTGTCTGAAGTCAACCTGATGACCGACGAGATCCCCGACGATATGGCATTCCTGGTCATCGCCGAGCCGGGCAACGACTACACCACCGGCGAACTCAAGAAGATCGACGAATACCTGGACAATGACGTCAACAACCCCACCCTGCTTGTGACCTTCGGCTCCTCTTACAGCGGCATGACCAACCTGGATGAATTCCTGGCTGAATGGGGAATCAAGGCGATGGACGGCGTCATCGCTGAGACCGACAGCAGCCGTTACTACTCGGGCTATCCCACATTGGCCATCGCCGACTACCTGACCAATGAACTGGCCCCCAGCATCAACCCCTACAATGGCGTTTATCCCATCATCATGGATTCCAAACCCATTGAGACCCTGTTTGAGACCCAGAACGGCATTGAAGTGCATCCCGTCATCCAGACGGCTGAGACAGCTGTACAGCTGCTGACCGACGAGGAAGGCAATACTACCGAAGGCGAAAAGGGCGTCTTTAACGCTTTGACCGTATCCTCCAAGCCCCGTACCGAGGGCAGCGATACCTATACCTCCCGCGTAATCGCCGTCGGTTCTACCGATTATTTTAACGTCAGTACCGCATTCAACTGCCTCAACGATGAAATCTTTACCACCATGGCCAACAAAATTACCGGCCGTGATCTGGAAGAGGTCAACATTTCCTCCCGTAAGCTTCAGGACACCTCCCTGCAGATGACGGAATCCCAGGTAACGGTGATTGGTCTGGTAATCTTTATCATTGCTTTGCCGGTGGTCGTATTGGTAGCCGGCCTGGTGATCTGGATCCGGAGGAGACATCTATGA
- a CDS encoding pectate lyase-like adhesive domain-containing protein, whose protein sequence is MKTTKRSLLASGLAVLVCIAMLAGTTFAWFTDSVVNKGNKIQSGSLSIDAYAYDLDKDGTGGFTIGGVNGGKPFTFEEEGQNLKEDSSPILNETLWEPGKSSAKLLKAQNNGTLAAKIKLEFALTDGGLQDALWFDFVQVKDGQVTGQFTKRPMSELATIAQNLELPVLAGQNVQFILVYGMNEEAGNEYQDKSFSADIMIQATQYTEEEDGFGNPNYDADAQYAVPVSTEAELRDAITSGESVSLTKDITLTERIKSTEDIIIQGNGYTIDTSTISSATDGILISGATDPIKVELSGVDWKTSSYNRSAIGFGDSNIESIEINNCSFDGYKYGIWVAQENTVKEVHISNSQFSAWCPFYFYSSDCEITFDNCILDGHNKHSGTTNAFATVAVEGGAKIGSVTGSGTGNNNVLTFNNCTLRASNSGDQPQYILSFNYGASNNTTYFNNCVIEQNSTGYVFGESSASENNRVFQDGKELTPNE, encoded by the coding sequence ATGAAAACCACAAAACGTTCGCTGCTGGCAAGCGGCTTGGCTGTGCTTGTATGTATCGCCATGCTGGCTGGCACCACCTTCGCCTGGTTTACCGACAGTGTCGTAAACAAGGGCAACAAGATCCAATCCGGATCCCTGTCCATCGACGCCTATGCCTATGACCTGGATAAGGACGGTACCGGCGGCTTCACCATTGGAGGCGTCAACGGCGGCAAACCCTTCACCTTTGAAGAGGAAGGCCAGAACCTGAAGGAAGATTCTTCTCCCATCCTCAACGAGACCCTGTGGGAACCCGGCAAATCCTCGGCTAAACTCCTGAAGGCCCAAAACAACGGCACTCTGGCTGCCAAGATCAAGCTGGAGTTTGCTCTGACCGACGGCGGACTGCAGGATGCCCTGTGGTTTGACTTTGTCCAGGTGAAGGACGGACAAGTCACCGGACAGTTCACCAAACGTCCCATGAGCGAATTGGCAACCATCGCCCAGAATCTGGAGCTGCCTGTGTTAGCGGGACAAAATGTACAGTTTATTCTGGTGTACGGCATGAACGAAGAGGCCGGCAATGAGTATCAGGATAAGAGCTTCTCTGCTGATATCATGATCCAGGCTACCCAGTACACCGAGGAAGAAGACGGCTTTGGCAACCCCAACTATGATGCAGATGCTCAGTATGCTGTACCTGTCTCTACAGAAGCAGAATTAAGAGATGCGATTACCTCTGGCGAATCGGTTTCTTTGACTAAAGATATCACCTTGACTGAGAGAATTAAGTCAACGGAGGATATTATTATTCAAGGTAATGGCTATACAATCGATACTAGTACAATTAGTTCCGCCACAGATGGTATCTTGATCTCTGGAGCCACCGATCCCATTAAAGTAGAGTTAAGCGGCGTTGATTGGAAGACGAGTAGTTATAATCGCTCAGCCATTGGATTTGGAGATTCTAACATTGAATCCATTGAAATCAATAACTGCAGCTTTGATGGATATAAATATGGCATCTGGGTAGCGCAAGAGAACACGGTAAAAGAAGTACATATTTCAAATAGCCAGTTTTCGGCCTGGTGCCCCTTCTATTTTTATTCGTCCGACTGTGAAATTACTTTCGACAATTGTATCTTAGATGGCCATAATAAGCATAGTGGAACTACAAACGCCTTTGCTACCGTGGCCGTCGAAGGTGGGGCGAAGATCGGTAGTGTTACTGGAAGTGGTACTGGTAATAACAATGTGTTGACTTTTAACAATTGTACATTACGTGCATCCAACAGCGGGGATCAGCCCCAGTATATTCTTTCTTTTAACTATGGTGCTTCTAATAACACCACCTATTTTAATAACTGTGTTATAGAACAAAATAGTACGGGTTATGTTTTTGGAGAGTCATCTGCTAGCGAGAACAATCGTGTGTTCCAAGACGGTAAAGAGCTTACTCCGAATGAATAA
- a CDS encoding amidohydrolase family protein, giving the protein MQDIIDFHAHIFPEKIADKATTNIGAFYDIPMHVNGRVTALLEEGEKAGIHRFVVQSVATKPDQVHSINCFIAQQCEQHPELIGLGTLHPLMEDWEEEIKHIQELGLRGVKLHPDFQRFQLDDPMVFPIYAKLEGKLPLLVHTGDPRYDFSHPRRMARVLDKFPALDVVAAHLGGWMQWKESEQWLLPRRVWVDTSSSYAFMEPEEYRRLIRAFGPDRCLFGTDFPMWQHEPSLRHLRGVGLEEEELGKVLSGNAKKVLGLPE; this is encoded by the coding sequence ATGCAAGATATTATCGACTTCCACGCACATATCTTCCCCGAAAAAATCGCCGACAAAGCCACCACCAACATCGGCGCCTTTTACGATATCCCCATGCATGTAAACGGCCGGGTGACGGCCCTTTTGGAGGAGGGTGAGAAGGCCGGGATCCATCGATTCGTGGTGCAGTCGGTGGCCACCAAACCGGACCAGGTTCATTCCATCAACTGCTTTATCGCCCAGCAGTGTGAGCAGCATCCCGAGCTCATCGGATTGGGGACGCTGCATCCGCTGATGGAGGATTGGGAGGAGGAAATCAAACACATCCAGGAGCTGGGACTCAGAGGCGTCAAGCTCCACCCGGACTTCCAGAGGTTCCAGCTGGACGATCCCATGGTTTTTCCCATCTATGCCAAGCTGGAGGGGAAGCTTCCCCTGCTGGTGCACACCGGAGATCCCCGGTATGATTTTTCCCATCCCCGCCGCATGGCCCGCGTGCTGGACAAATTCCCGGCGCTGGATGTGGTAGCCGCCCATCTGGGGGGCTGGATGCAGTGGAAGGAATCGGAGCAATGGCTGCTGCCGCGCCGGGTGTGGGTGGATACCTCCTCAAGCTACGCCTTTATGGAGCCGGAGGAATACAGAAGGCTCATCCGGGCGTTTGGCCCCGACCGGTGCCTGTTCGGCACCGACTTCCCCATGTGGCAGCATGAGCCGTCTCTGCGCCATCTGCGCGGGGTTGGCTTAGAAGAGGAGGAACTGGGAAAAGTCCTCAGCGGCAATGCAAAGAAGGTGCTGGGTCTGCCCGAATAA
- a CDS encoding ABC transporter permease has protein sequence MTAVLKRELGAYFHSAIGFTFLAVFYLCSGMFFYFMTYSRVANMSVIFSNMFTIIMLIIPILTMKLMSDDKRLKTDQALLTAPVRLSSLVIGKYLSALIVYVLALAINVVYMLVLGAFTEMDWMSFWGNLLGMFLLGAAVIAIGLFISSLTNSQAVAAIGTLAASMLIILMDSLASAVSWGWLTTFIGWISFNSRYEPFTSGILNYSNVFFFISVVAIFLFLTMRVLDKKRWS, from the coding sequence ATGACCGCAGTATTAAAGCGCGAGCTCGGCGCCTATTTCCATTCGGCCATCGGGTTTACCTTTTTAGCCGTTTTCTACCTGTGCTCGGGTATGTTCTTCTACTTTATGACATATTCCCGTGTAGCGAATATGAGCGTAATTTTCTCCAATATGTTCACCATCATCATGCTGATCATCCCCATCCTCACCATGAAGCTGATGAGCGATGACAAACGCCTTAAAACCGATCAGGCGCTTTTGACGGCACCGGTGCGGCTGTCCAGCCTGGTCATCGGCAAATACCTGTCGGCTCTGATCGTCTATGTCCTGGCCCTGGCCATCAACGTTGTGTATATGCTGGTGCTGGGCGCCTTTACCGAGATGGACTGGATGTCCTTCTGGGGCAATCTGCTCGGTATGTTCCTGCTGGGAGCGGCCGTTATCGCCATCGGCCTGTTTATCTCCAGCCTGACCAACAGCCAGGCCGTAGCCGCCATCGGCACCCTGGCTGCCTCCATGCTCATCATCCTGATGGATTCCCTGGCATCGGCCGTATCCTGGGGCTGGCTGACCACCTTCATCGGCTGGATCTCCTTCAACTCCCGGTATGAACCGTTTACCAGCGGTATTTTGAACTATTCCAACGTCTTTTTCTTTATCAGCGTTGTAGCCATTTTCCTCTTTTTGACCATGCGCGTGCTGGACAAAAAGAGATGGAGCTAA